A region from the Zea mays cultivar B73 unplaced genomic scaffold, Zm-B73-REFERENCE-NAM-5.0 scaffold_462, whole genome shotgun sequence genome encodes:
- the LOC118475473 gene encoding ATP synthase protein MI25, whose amino-acid sequence MRFSGMDMKGINMLFAAIPSICASSPKKISIYNEEMIVARCFIGFLILSRKSLGKTFKETLDGRIESIQESLQQFFNPNEVILEESNEQQRLLNLRISLRICSTVKVVESLPAARCAPKCEKTVQALLCRNLNVKSATLLNATSSRRIRLQDDIVTGFHFSVSERLVSGSTTLVEASTVEQIREAFLLEPRDLIREGFIVLRKVRVGGIPGTCGDGVGL is encoded by the coding sequence ATGAGATTTAGTGGAATGGATATGAAGGGTATAAATATGCTATTTGCTGCTATTCCATCTATTTGTGCATCAAGTCCGAAGAAGATCTCAATCTATAATGAAGAAATGATAGTAGCTCGTTGTTTTATAGGCTTTCTCATATTAAGTCGGAAGAGTTTAGGTAAGACTTTCAAAGAAACTCTCGACGGGAGAATCGAGTCTATTCAGGAATCATTGcagcaattcttcaatcctaacgAAGTCATTCTGGAGGAATCCAATGAACAACAACGATTACTTAATCTACGGATCAGCTTGCGAATTTGCAGCACCGTAAAAGTAGTAGAATCATTACCAGCGGCACGCTGTGCGCCTAAGTGCGAAAAGACAGTGCAAGCTTTGTTATGCCGAAACCTAAATGTCAAGTCAGCAACACTTCTAAATGCCACTTCTTCCCGTCGCATCCGTCTTCAGGACGATATAGTCACAGGTTTTCACTTTTCAGTGAGTGAAAGATTAGTATCCGGGTCTACAACTTTGGTAGAAGCTTCTACCGTAGAACAAATTCGAGAGGCCTTCTTATTAGAACCCAGAGACCTAATTCGAGAAGGCTTTATAGTCCTCAGAAAGGTGAGGGTGGGGGGTATCCCCGGGACCTGTGGAGACGGGGTGGGCCTGTAG